GTGCAGCGGCGCAACTTTGGTTGGTGTTTGAATTGTGCTGTCTGCTGTTGGCCGTACTTTTATGGCAGCGGCTTGCGCATGTGACGCTGGATCGTCAGCACGTTCCGCTCACAATCTGCGTCCTGCTAGGCTGGCCGCCGCTCTATGGCGAGTTATGGATCGGGCAATTAACGCTTTTGCTGCTGGTTTTATTTTTGACCGCCTGGCTGGCGCTGCGACACGGCTGGGAAAAATTGGGCGGCGCATTGTTGGGGGTGTTATTGCTGCTGAAGTTGATGGGCTGGCCGCTCTTGCTCTGGTTGCTGTGGCGGCGGCAAAGACGGCCGGTCTGGGCCGCTGCCCTGACGTGCCTCAGCGCGCATGCGCTAATCGGTCTGGTACACGGCTGGGCGCTTATTTGGGATTACTACACGCGCGTCGGCCCACTGGTCACCGCACATTACCAAACCCACGAGGACAATTTTTCGCTGTGGAGTATTGGCCCCAGGCTTTTTTCAGCCGCCCACCAGGGCAAGGGTTTTGCAGCCGCACCGCTGCTGAATGCACCGCTGCTGGCGCAGGCGTTGGCGGTGTTGTTGCCGCTGTTATTCCTGGCTGCCGCCTTGCGCTGGGCGCTACGGGTCAAGCATTTCGATTTAGGATTTGCACTCTTGTTGGCGGCGGGCGCGGTGCTCAATCCGGTCGCTTGGAGTTTTTATCTCTTGCTGGCCCTGCCAGCCTGTGACTTGCTCTTGCGCCAATTGCAAGCGCAGAGGTGGCCGCACGGGTGGACGTTCGCGACGGCGCTCACGCTGGGCGCCACCCTTATCCCACAGCCGCTTTACAGCCGGGTGGCGCTGCTTTTTGCGAGCGGCGTTGATGCGGCGGGCCGACCGGTGGTGCCGGTGTTGCCGGGGCTGGTGACATTCGTGCCTTTGGCTGCGCTCGTGCTGTTACTGGTCATGCTGGTAAAAGTGGAAAGCCAATTGGAATAGTTTTGGCTGCGTCTAAGTAGGCGTACCAACCCTGCTTTGAGCTAGCCGTCGTTGAATTAGCCAGCCACAGAACCCAACCCATGCACAGACCGAAAGCCAACACGCCACGCGTTCCAGCCAATGGCGCGGCTCGAAGCTGGCGCTCAAGGTGTGCTGGCCTACTGGCAATGCAAACAACATTAACCCGCTGCCCGCTTCGACCCGCGGCTGAATTTCGCGGCCATCCAGCCGGATGATCCAATGCGGGTAATGATAGGTTTCGAGCCGGGCGCTGACAGCCTCGGCGCAATCCAGCACGAATTCACGCCGTTGGTTGCGCAAGCTTTGGCTGACGATGCGACCGCGCCCATTCAAAATGCTAAGACTGCCGGGTTGCGTGGCGGGCGGGTAGGCATCCAATTCGGCTCCGCGTGGCCGGTAATAAATGTGATTACTGGTGTAAGCCTTGACGCGCAGGCTGTCTTCACCTTCGAACCGCGCGAGTGCGTCCATTGACAGTTTTGCGCCAGCGGGTTCGTTCATGAGTTGCAGCGTCTGAGTCGCGGTTAGCTTGGAGACGGGGCCTTGTAAACCAGCCCAGGTCAGACCGGAGTTGAGCAGCACCAACAACGCCAAGAAAAAGGTGAGCAACACGCGCGACAGCGGTTTGAACGCCAGCCAGTATGGCAATCCATCTGTGCGGGCAGCGGCAACAATCAATCCACACGCCAGCGAAACAAAGGGCAGAAAGCGCCAAGGAAATTGAATAAACGACAAACCCGGCAGCCAGCGCCACACCCAGGCCGTGACTGGCAGTGAGATGCTCAGCATAAACAATACCAGCGCCAACGCGAACCGTAACGGCAGCGCCAACCGTTGCCCCCATCGCAACAACGGCCAACAGACCAGCAAACAAAGCAGCGCTAGACCAACCTGCGCCAACGTCGCCGAACTGGCGAGTTGATTCAACAAAGCCCAGGCTTGCCGGTGCTGGCTCGCGTCAGCCGGGGCGGCAAACAGCAAATAGTCACGATAATCGTGCCGCCCAGTTTGTAACTCCACGCGCACCCAGGGCAGTTCGATCAGTTGCGGCACTAAGAAAAACGCCGTGAGCGCCACGACCAAACAGCCGCCCAAACTGAGCCGCCACACACCGCGCCAACCCGTTTGCGGCCAACAAACGAGCGTCAGCAGGGCGATGGCAATGGCACAAAGATAGGTCGTGATCACGTGTGACAGCAGCACTCCGCTCAGGCCCAGCGCCAGGGCGATCACCCCGGCACGCATCCGCTCGCCCAGCAGC
This sequence is a window from Acidobacteriota bacterium. Protein-coding genes within it:
- a CDS encoding DUF2029 domain-containing protein, whose translation is MLVILSLSTGLGIIVVVSSLTMPQVKDFRQEYVLAQAIRHGVYPYLPVPELGKLWLPGVDLSGYPHPTPHPVVVGWLCLPLTWFGFGAAAQLWLVFELCCLLLAVLLWQRLAHVTLDRQHVPLTICVLLGWPPLYGELWIGQLTLLLLVLFLTAWLALRHGWEKLGGALLGVLLLLKLMGWPLLLWLLWRRQRRPVWAAALTCLSAHALIGLVHGWALIWDYYTRVGPLVTAHYQTHEDNFSLWSIGPRLFSAAHQGKGFAAAPLLNAPLLAQALAVLLPLLFLAAALRWALRVKHFDLGFALLLAAGAVLNPVAWSFYLLLALPACDLLLRQLQAQRWPHGWTFATALTLGATLIPQPLYSRVALLFASGVDAAGRPVVPVLPGLVTFVPLAALVLLLVMLVKVESQLE